The Luteolibacter arcticus genome includes the window CCTGAACTCGTATTTTTCTTCCTCGGCGATCACGACGAGATCCAGCGGCTAATCCGTAGAAAGTGATACTCACCGGATGACTTGCCCGATTCCCCCTCTCCTCCCAATCTCCCGCCCATGAAACCGCGCCGCCGCGAGCACGAAGCCAGGGACAACCGCCACGCCCGCAAACCGGAAGAGAGCACCTCGTCCGTGCCTTCGCTCGATGAGGACGACCTCATGCGGCTCATCGCCGAGAAGAAGGAGCCCTTTCTCCTGATCCTCGACTGCGTCCAGGACCCGCACAATCTCGGGGCCATCCTGCGCACGGCGGACGCTGCCGGCGTGCACGCCGTGGTCGCGCCGAAGGACAAGGCGGTCGGCATCACCGAAACCGTCCGCCGCATTTCCGTGGGTGCCGCCGACCATGTCCCCTTCGTCCAGGTCACCAATCTGGCGCGAACCATGGAGCACCTGAAAAAGGCCGGCGTGTGGCTGGTCGGCACCACCGACCACACGGACAAGCTGATCTACGATCTCGATCTGAAAGGCCCGCTCGCCATCGTGCTGGGTGCCGAGGAAAAGGGCATGCGTCGGCTCACGGAGGAGAACTGCGACTTCCTCGCGAAGATCCCCATGTCCGGAAAAGTGGAGTGCCTGAACGTCTCCGTCTCCGCCGGTGTCTGCCTCTACGAAGCCGTCCGCCAAAGGGCCGTCGCTAAGGCATGACTTCCCCCATCCGCATCCTTTCCGACCTGCACCTCGGCCACCGCGTCTCGCGCATCGAGTCGGTGGAAAGCCTGCGGCCGCTCATCGCCGGAGCGGGCACGGTGATCTTCAACGGGGACACTTGGCAGGAACTCGCGAAGCTGTTCCGCGAACGCTCGTCGCAGATGCTCGAGGAGCTCAAACGCCTCTGCGACGAGGAAGGGGTGGAGCCCGTATTTCTCCCCGGCAATCACGATCCCGGCTGGCCGGGCACCGGCTGGGTGGAACTCGCGGGCGGTCGCATCCTCGTCATCCATGGCGACTCGCTCTTCGACGATGGCTCCCCGTGGAGCCGCGAGGCACTTACCCAACAGCCCGAGGTCGCCGAACTCTGGAGACGCCACCAAGCCGCGGTCAATGATCCCGCAGCCCGGATCGTGCTCGCCCGTGAGATGGCCCTGCTGCTGCGCGCCCGCGAGTATCCGAAGGGCAAGAAGCTGTGGCAGCGCGCGCTGGATGCGCTCAATCCACCGACCCGCGCTTTCCAAATGATCCGCGTGTGGACCACCCAGGCGGACGCCGCGGCAGCCTTCGCCGAGCACTATTTTCCGCGAGCGGAAATCGTCATCAAGGGCCACTTCCACCGGGCCGGCATCTGGCGGAAGCGCGGCCGGCTGGTCATCAATCTCGGCGCCTTCATGAATCCCTGCCCGGCACTGTGGGCGGAGTTCGACGGCAGCCAGCTCCGCTGCGGGCGGGTGGACGAAAGCGGACCATCCTACCGCCTCGGCGATCTCTGCGGCACGTGGAGGCTGCCGCGGCTGCCGCAAGACACGATTGGTGCCTAACGAGTCTTGTCACCCTCGCCCGCCGTCTGCTTTAGCTAGCGTGGAGTCCCGTCGAACGACCGGGCGACCGGCATTTTCCCCTTCCCTCCCCTATCGAGGTTTTTTGGACCAGAAGATACCGGCCAGTCGGGTCGCTCCCGGGGCTCCGCCATTCACGGCTGACCCAGCAGCCAGGAAATATGCGGCGTGTAGTAGTCCGGCTCCAGCAGGAAGGAGTCGTGCCCCTTGTCGGAGTGTACGGTCACGTGCATCGCGTTCACCTTGGAAGTCTCCAGATGCTTGGTGAGTTCCGCCTGCTCTTCCGGATAGAAACAGAAGTCGGAGTCGATCGAGAAGACCAGCCAGCGCTGGCCGGCCTCCCGGCAACGTGAGAAGAGATCCTCGGGCGATTCGGCATCGCCCTCGTGGGCACCGTCGAAGCGCGACCACATGTCATTGATGCGGAGGTAGGTGTTCGCGTCGAATCGCTTCACGAACTTCTTCCCCTGGTGGAGCATGTAGCTCTGGAACTGGTCGCGAACGCGATACCACGCGAGGATGTCGTCCGGCTGCACCACGTCCTGCCGCGCGCGACGCTCGATCGCATCGAGGTGCACGAAGGTCTTGTGCGAGATCATCCGCGCCAAGGCGAGGCCGTAAAGCGGGCCGCCATTGCCACCGTCGTAATAGTCGCCGCCGTTGAAATGCGGGTCGTTCTCGATCGCCAGGATCTGCTCGAACAGGATCAGGCGGTTCAGAACGGTCGTCTTGTAGCCCGCCGCGATCGACACGACGTTCTTCACCCGGTCCGGGAAACGCGTCGCGAAGGTCAGCGCGATCAGGCCACCGACCGACGGTCCGATGGCAGCGTGCAGCTTCCCCACGCCGAGGTGATCCAGCAGCTTCGCCTGCAGTTCCGCCTGGTCCGCCGTGGTGACGTGCGGAAAGGCCGAGCCCCAGGGCTTGCCGGTCTCCGGGTGGATCGACGCAGGCCCGGTCGAGCCGTAGCAGCCGCCGAGGTAGTTCGCGGAGATGATGAAATACTTGTTCGTGTCCAGCGCCTTGCCCGGGCCGATCATGTCATTCCACCAGCCCTCGTGCATTTCCGGCTGCCACATGGTGCCGGTGCCGGGGATGGCGGGAGTGTGGCCGCAGGCATGGTGCGAGCCGGACAGCGCGTGAAACAGCAGGATGCCATTGGTGCCCTCGGCATTCCGCGTCCCCCACGTCTCATAGGCCAAAGTCGCGGACGGCAGTTCGCCGCCCTCGCGCAGGCGGATCGGTCCGTCCTCGATCGTGAAAAAGTGGGTCTCGGTGTCCGCCACGGCGCGCCGGGTCTAAGACGGGGCCGGGAGATTGGCCAGCGGAATCCGGGGAACTCAATTCGACCGCGGATCCTCCGGAGCTTCCGCCAGGATCCGGTGATACGGCGACATCGAGCGCAGGATCTCCGCCCACAACTCGCGGTCGTGGCTTTGCCCCAGCAGATCCGTATTCGGCCGGGTAGTGATCCACGTATTGCGGCGGATCTCCCCCTCAAGCTGCCCGGCGGTCCAGCCGGAGTAGCCGACGAAGGCTCGCACCAGCGTGCCCGGCTTCCGGCTGTGCTTGATCGCCAGCTCGGCCGGGATGCGGACGTGCCATTTCAGGCGGTTGTCCTCCGCCCACCAGAAGGCCGAAAAGGTCAGATGCTCACGCGACACCGGCCCGCCGAGGTGGACGGCCACGTGTTTCAGCGGATCAAAGGCCGGTTCCTTGAGGAAATCCCCGACGCTATGCCCGGTCGGATGGTTCAGGATCAATCCGAACGCGCCGTTTTCCGCCGAGTGATCGGCCAGGAGGATGACCGACCGGTCGAAGATCCCATCGTGCAACGACGGGTCAGCCAGCAGGATTTGGCCCTGCAGGTGGATGGGGGAATCGGTCTCACTCATTTGTTCTGTTGGAAAATACGCCCGCCCCCTCGCTTCGCCAACGGGAAACCCCGGCCGATTTAAGAATCCCGCTTTCCTCGCCCGGCCCCGTATTCATCCTCTCGCTCATATGAATGGTCATCTGCTCCTGCTCGGCGTCCGCGGCCCGGAAATCGCGCCGGACGAGGCGGAGATGTTCCGCAAGCTCCAGCCCGCCGGCTTCATCCTCTTCGGTCGCAATATCGTTTCCGCCGAGCAGACCCGCCGCCTGACCGATGATCTGCGCTCGCTGTCCCGCGACGAGCCGATCCTCGCGATCGATCAGGAAGGCGGACGCGTGACCCGCACCAAGGACATCGCGCCCAGCCTGCCCTCCGCCAATGCCCTCGCCGCGAAAGGCGACACCGTGCTCGCCGCCAAGGCCGGCGTTTACACCGCCGACCAGCTCCGCCTGCTCGGCTTCAATCTCGACTTCGCCCCGGTGCTCGACCTCGACCACCACCCGGACCTGCAGAACTCACTGCGCGGCCGTTGCTGGGGTCGCGATCCTCAAAAAGTCATCGACCTCGCCGGCAACTGGAACCGCTGGCTACGCAAGCGCTCCATCCTTTCCTGCGCCAAGCACTTCCCCGCCTGTGGCCGGGCCATGTCCGATCCCCATCACGACCTGCCGGTCAGCGATGCCACCATCGCCGACCTGCTAAAGGAAGACGTGATCCCCTACACCGCGCTGATGCCGGAGCTCGATGCCGTGATGCTCGCGCACGTGCTCTTCCCCGCCATCGATGCGGAAAAGCCCGCCTCATTATCGCGCCGCATGATCACCGATTTCCTGCGCGGCCAGCTTGGTTTCGACAAGCACCTCGTGCTCACCGACGACCTCGACATGGGTGCCATTGCCGACCGCTACCCGGACAATACCGACGTGGTCGCCGCCATCGAAGCCGGCAATGACCTCGCCATGATCTGCCACCGCACCGAACGCGCGGAGCACGCCGCCAAGCTGCTCGGCAAGCTATCTCCATTTCTCATCGCGGACACCGAGAAGCGCCTTGTGAAGTTCCGCAAGAAGCTCCACGGCCCGCTCAAGTGGTCACAGGAGAAATGGGATTCCGTGTCCCAGGAGATCGCCGATCTCGCG containing:
- the rlmB gene encoding 23S rRNA (guanosine(2251)-2'-O)-methyltransferase RlmB, with protein sequence MKPRRREHEARDNRHARKPEESTSSVPSLDEDDLMRLIAEKKEPFLLILDCVQDPHNLGAILRTADAAGVHAVVAPKDKAVGITETVRRISVGAADHVPFVQVTNLARTMEHLKKAGVWLVGTTDHTDKLIYDLDLKGPLAIVLGAEEKGMRRLTEENCDFLAKIPMSGKVECLNVSVSAGVCLYEAVRQRAVAKA
- a CDS encoding metallophosphoesterase; protein product: MTSPIRILSDLHLGHRVSRIESVESLRPLIAGAGTVIFNGDTWQELAKLFRERSSQMLEELKRLCDEEGVEPVFLPGNHDPGWPGTGWVELAGGRILVIHGDSLFDDGSPWSREALTQQPEVAELWRRHQAAVNDPAARIVLAREMALLLRAREYPKGKKLWQRALDALNPPTRAFQMIRVWTTQADAAAAFAEHYFPRAEIVIKGHFHRAGIWRKRGRLVINLGAFMNPCPALWAEFDGSQLRCGRVDESGPSYRLGDLCGTWRLPRLPQDTIGA
- the metX gene encoding homoserine O-acetyltransferase MetX, translated to MADTETHFFTIEDGPIRLREGGELPSATLAYETWGTRNAEGTNGILLFHALSGSHHACGHTPAIPGTGTMWQPEMHEGWWNDMIGPGKALDTNKYFIISANYLGGCYGSTGPASIHPETGKPWGSAFPHVTTADQAELQAKLLDHLGVGKLHAAIGPSVGGLIALTFATRFPDRVKNVVSIAAGYKTTVLNRLILFEQILAIENDPHFNGGDYYDGGNGGPLYGLALARMISHKTFVHLDAIERRARQDVVQPDDILAWYRVRDQFQSYMLHQGKKFVKRFDANTYLRINDMWSRFDGAHEGDAESPEDLFSRCREAGQRWLVFSIDSDFCFYPEEQAELTKHLETSKVNAMHVTVHSDKGHDSFLLEPDYYTPHISWLLGQP
- a CDS encoding YqgE/AlgH family protein, whose product is MSETDSPIHLQGQILLADPSLHDGIFDRSVILLADHSAENGAFGLILNHPTGHSVGDFLKEPAFDPLKHVAVHLGGPVSREHLTFSAFWWAEDNRLKWHVRIPAELAIKHSRKPGTLVRAFVGYSGWTAGQLEGEIRRNTWITTRPNTDLLGQSHDRELWAEILRSMSPYHRILAEAPEDPRSN
- the nagZ gene encoding beta-N-acetylhexosaminidase, with the translated sequence MNGHLLLLGVRGPEIAPDEAEMFRKLQPAGFILFGRNIVSAEQTRRLTDDLRSLSRDEPILAIDQEGGRVTRTKDIAPSLPSANALAAKGDTVLAAKAGVYTADQLRLLGFNLDFAPVLDLDHHPDLQNSLRGRCWGRDPQKVIDLAGNWNRWLRKRSILSCAKHFPACGRAMSDPHHDLPVSDATIADLLKEDVIPYTALMPELDAVMLAHVLFPAIDAEKPASLSRRMITDFLRGQLGFDKHLVLTDDLDMGAIADRYPDNTDVVAAIEAGNDLAMICHRTERAEHAAKLLGKLSPFLIADTEKRLVKFRKKLHGPLKWSQEKWDSVSQEIADLAAQVPEAGATLPNSPVADY